DNA sequence from the Lynx canadensis isolate LIC74 chromosome B2, mLynCan4.pri.v2, whole genome shotgun sequence genome:
gtgccaaagttggacacttaacagactgagccacccaggcgcctggagATCTATAACTTTAAACCATCTTATTAAtaggcaaataaagaaaaatcctatGATCCCTAAATGCTAATaagtcatttaataaaatttgacaTGCATTTCTGATTAAAAGGGGAAACTCctaataaaataggaatagatgGATACTACCTTTATGTGCCAAAACCATatacatctcaaaaaaaaaaaaaaaccctcccccAAGACTGACTGTGAAATCTTAACAAGGATTCTCATAAAAATGCCTCTGAATTtgttaagaataaaaagacaGCTATTTGccaaattaataatttcttaCTCCCTAAGTTGCTTATAGCTATAGGTAGAAAATATCTCCTCATGTgctaaagaagaaggagaaggtgaagaaaaggagaaaatctacCGCGAAATCCTCATTAGAACCCCTTATTCCAGTGGAGGAGTTTTTATATCTCGTGAAACACTATTTTACATAATCCCCCAAAGTCATAAAATAATGGCTCATGGTAAAATTAATGATGTCTCACAAAATTTATGGATTGTAATTAAACAGCAGTAGCCAATCTAATTTGCTTTCTTGGGCTGTTTCTCAGTACTGAATAAAACtaagtgtaggggtgcctgggtggctcagtcgggtgagcatctgacgatttcagctcaggtcatgatcccagggtcatgggattgatcccCAAGTTGGACTTCAGGTTGAtctggagcccgcttaagattctccctctccggggcgcctgggtggctcagtcagttaatcgtccgacttcggctcaggtcatggctcaggtcatgatctcacggtccatgggttcgagccccgtgtcgggctctgtgctgacagctcagagcctggagcctgcttcagattctctgtctccctgtctctctgcccctcccctgttcatgctctctctctgtctcaaaaaaataaataaacgttaaaaaaaattaaaaaaaaaagattctccctctctctccctctgcccctctccccttactctctctcttaaagtaataaataaataaagtaataataataataaaaaaataaaaaccctcagtGTAACTCTGGTGGTTAATTCAAGCTATTTGATCTGTTCAACTGGCTCCTTGAGTAGAGTTTAGTAAACAATGATTCTGATGGTTTTTGAAGCCTAAATATGACacaaattttttgttgttctgtttttcttctattcCACAACCCATAACCATGTACTCTGGGCAACactacttaaaaaggaaaaaaagttctaCTGCCTTTTATTAGCTCCCCTGAGACAACATGATCTGTAATCAAATTATAAATCTCACAGTCTTGTTTTAAGGCAGATATATTGGCAGGACCCTAATAACAACATTAACCAGGAAGTCAATCCTACTGATGGCACGGAATACTGTCATGGGAACTCTGCTGTGAGCATTGCACTGTGTGTTGCATTGTGcgtattttatcattttggcaAAACCCTCTAATTCTGCCTTGCCTTCTCAGAAGGCACAGCTCCTCAGCTGCATCTTTCTGCcaagtgaaaaagacaaagatatttAATTGGCTAGTATTAGGGAATCTTTAGGCCTTAAAGAACAATATGATCAAGTGTTTCCCAGAAAAGCTATTCAGAAGGCAGACAAGAGGGGAAATATTTTCAAGACATGTGAGAGAGAATTTATTATTTGAAGAATTCTTATGATTAATAAGACCAACAAGCCAGTAGGAAAATGGACAAAGCCTATGTGagtacttcacacacacacaccaaaaaaattataggactcatatatatacgtatatatatacatgtatatatacatgtgtgtatatatgaaaagatgctcaactttgctcttaaatgaacataaaaaaataaaatgccacttttcacccatcagattggcaaagatCAAAAGGTTTAGAAGTACGATATTGTTGATGATATAGGTGTGAGAACTggtaaattttatttggaaagcAATGTTGCAAtcctattaaaatgtaaaaacacataGAACTTACACGTGACATTCGTAAACTTTTCCTGAacaccctttttaaaattttttttaaaaatgtttatttatttttgagagagagagtgagacagagcgtgagtgggggagggccagagagaaggagacagaatcggaagcaggctccaggctctgagctgtcagcacagagcccaacgcggggctggaaccacgaaccgtgagaacatgacctgagccgaagtccgacgcccaaccgactgagtcacccaggtgcccctcctgacCACTCCTTCAAAAATGTCCCCCAATTACTGTCTCTagtcctttattttcttcacagcatACTGCAATTAATACATATTGTCTGTTAGTTTTTTAAAGGCCTGTCTCCTCCAGTAGAATGTAAAATTCTGTGATGGCAAAGATCAAACTTAATTTGCTCTCTGGTTTACAGCCAGCACCTGGCATAGTCCCTAGTATATAAAAAGCACctattaggggcacctgcgtggctcagacggttaggcatctaactcttggtttcagctcaggtcatgatctcaaaagttcatgagttcaagccttgcatcaggctctgcactgacagcacaaaggcTGCATGGGATtgtctctgccccgccccagtgctctctctcaaaataaataacttaaaaaaagaagacactatacacatttaaaaaaagaaaagcacttaataaatattttccttttgatccAAGAACTCCACTTCTAGGTGGCCATATCCACAAAGATTTTCACTATGATACTGTGTAATTGCAAAATATAGGAAACATCTTAAACATCCAATAAAATATGGTCCTTTCATTCAATATATTATAAAgtcattaattaaaaagaataagatagaTTTATATGCACTGATTACAACATCTCCaagatatattaagtgaaaaatgcaaGGTGTAAGTCCATGCATGTAATGCTGTATGGtttgtttctaaaaatagaaatatacatatgtaatactGGTTTTTAGTAGTGTTGCCCAACCCTCTTTAGGGAAATTCTCAAGGTAGTGTGGTCCGGCGTCAATGTCATCTACTAGGACGAAAGTGCCCTTCCACATCACACTGCCTGTGAGATTCTAGAACCCCTTCACCTTCGGTTCTGTGGGGTTTAGTAGGGTCTTGAGCCTTGAAAAGGgagtttactctttttttcttctccttctcctcgcTTCTACTTCCCCTTCTTCTTAAGAGATACttcatgagccagggagaggggcagacagagagggagagagaatcccaagcctgacatggggctgacatggggcccaagtcctgggatcatgacctgagctgaaatcaagaggtggagcGGATGCTAACtgaactaactgaaccacccaggtgtgccaCAGGGCCCCCTTTTCAAATGAGGTAGTTTGCCTAGTGatgaaatgaaatcttaaaattcaGGCAGATGTCACTGGATAAAAACAAAGGTTTATGATAGACCATGAGTGGAGCTCACTCTAAAGTCTTCTTCAGTACTGGTGCTAGCTAGTCAACTCTGTTGTCCATGAGGTCCCTCCTGATCTGATCTCCTTTTCATGAGCTCCACCAACTGCATTCTTCTTTATACCTgctcatttctttccttgtccTCTTAGTCTAAGGTGGCAGCTAATCCACTCTTCAGAAGACCCCAAGCACCATGGaccttcatcttttcttctttatatctattttatgGATAAACCCTATGTCCCCTCCAATCAGATATTCCCCAATATTCAAAACCAAGCTTCAGCAAAATTTTGGCTTGAAAGCACATGTATTGGTTTTTAGAAATCATTCACAACTATATTTGGCATTTTTTTGGTTGCCTATCTGCCTTCCAGTTCTTCCCCATGTATGTAGCCTATAAACTGACTATACCTACAGCTCCAGGAGTGGGCCTATTTCCATGGCAACAGTACATTTTTTTGAGAGTGGGCATGTAACTTAAGCTAATCCAATTAGGGTGACTCTCAGGACTCTTATTTGGAATGCCAAGACAGAAATGTTCTTTCTTCAGAGGTGGACCAGGAAGTATATAATCAAATCCAGGACCTTTGGcagcctttttattatttaagggAAACTAGCCTAAGGAGGAAGATGGCCCATGATGAAGAAGAAAGCCAGAGTCGCAAGAAGCCACACACGAGACCCATTCTCCCGGAGGACTTTGCAATTTCATGAGCCAGTAAATCTTTACTCTTTAACACCAGCTGTTAATTGCAACCAGAAGTCTACATTCAATTGAatcctctcttctttctgggGTTCTTCTGGTCTACCTTGGGGCAAATGAAGGGCTCCATAAGGCccttcaagagagagagaaatcagagcAACAGGGAAAATAACCCTCAGGTTAATCTCTCCAGCCTTTATCCTGAAATATGCTTGCATAGACACAGAACTTATGAACAGACATAAAAGACCTCAAAAAGATTTCTTTGGGGAGAAGAATTAGCGACTAGGGTGAAAGACCTTTTATTAACTTCTACTATAgcacttgaatattttttaaaccatgtgcatgtattaagttaaaaataaatacagatctCAGCAGCTTTTTCTTGAAGGACTTTCTAACATCATAGATACAGTAGCACCGTTAAGtcttttcatattgttttgattacatAAAATTGTTGTTAAAGTCCCACTGTACAACACAAGGTCCTTACTTGTCATCTTTCCCTCTTGTCTTTCTGTACACCATCTCTCGGAAACTAGCTAGcatcttattctctctctttcgtCTTTCTTCTTGGTTAAAGGATGCAAGAGCTCTCTTCTCATCAGCACTGTAGATCTGGTTCTCTTTACGCAGTCGTACAGCCTCCATTCTACGATGCCTCCTACCACTCATGACATAACCTGAGCATTCAAATGAAGCAATCTCTTCACTTGTCAGCCCAATTTCACCTCTTCGTGGGATTCGCTTTCCAGCTTTCACATACTCAGCCATTGCTGCACCTTCACCTGGGAGCAGAGCATGGCCATAGTTCAAAGGTTTCTCATCTTGAGAGATATGTATTACAGGTGCTTCTGGGCCTATTGGATCCATGGTATCTGTAATCTTTGACTGCTCAATCCAGGTATCTTCTGGCAACTCCCCTTCTGAATCTTTAAAGCTTGAATCACTGGATTCTTTCTTagtcttcttattcttctttttcttggttctttttgctctgtgtttcttcttcttttccttcttcttggctTTTTTGGCCCTCTTTTTATCATCAGAACTAGAATTAATGTCGGAGTCTGAATTACTCTCACTATTATCAGAATGTTTCCTATGTTTCGTtttagactttttctttctttttttcttgctttttgaacGACTGGTATTCCCGTTTTCTTCGGAGCTGGAATCTGAACTGCTGGTCTCCTGACTCTTTACCGCTTCATCCTCCACTGGGGTATGTTCATCAGAATCCGGCTCAGGAAACTTTGGAGAGAGCCCCCACACCTCAGGAGCTCCCAGCTCcccaatcctctctctctctttcagccaCCTCTGACGATagctctcctccttcttctcataCTCTTTGGCCCACTGCAGGTCGCCCGCATAGTGGTGATGGAAGCGGTATCCGCCAGAGTGGACGGAAGAGGACGAGAACGCGTAGTTGCGGGGCCCCGAAGGCTGTGCCCGAGACTCAGATCCGCCCAGCGGACTCGGGTCGCCAACGCCCGACACCCCCCACGAAGGCCTGAGGCCCTCGCGGCCGCGGGAGTGAGAGCGGGAGCGGCCTCCACAAGGGAAGCATCCGGCCAGCGCGGACGGCGGGCTCCCCACAGAGCTGCGTCGCCGCCTCCGAGAGCCGGCGGCGTCCTCGGGATAGCGGGACTGGGACACCGGGGCCATGAGCCACGCCTCCACCGGCGACCAAACGGCCAACGCCGAGCAGTGGCCACGGAGACTGCGTACGGCCGGCACTTCCCGCCCACGCAGGCGCCACAGCAGCGGTGCCCACGCAGGCGCGTCACAACGGTGCCCGCAAGGCTTCCGCTTCCGGTGGGTTGGTAGGCGAAGGCGTGGCGCGAGGGCGGATGGCGTCAGGCCGTAAGGTTTCGCTGGGGCATTTGGTGGAGGTGTGCCGCTCCTCTCGTGGTTCCGCTTTGCCTGCGCTGCCCTTGGCCCTCGGGGACACAAATAGAGGAATTTGCGCCAGTGACCCTTATACTGTTCAAACGTCTCCTACTCCTCTTGGGTATTCGCCTTTAACCATCTTGATACCCTTCAAGTCTCCATGCTCCCCTCGGTCCTCTTT
Encoded proteins:
- the NKAPL gene encoding NKAP-like protein, whose protein sequence is MAPVSQSRYPEDAAGSRRRRRSSVGSPPSALAGCFPCGGRSRSHSRGREGLRPSWGVSGVGDPSPLGGSESRAQPSGPRNYAFSSSSVHSGGYRFHHHYAGDLQWAKEYEKKEESYRQRWLKERERIGELGAPEVWGLSPKFPEPDSDEHTPVEDEAVKSQETSSSDSSSEENGNTSRSKSKKKRKKKSKTKHRKHSDNSESNSDSDINSSSDDKKRAKKAKKKEKKKKHRAKRTKKKKNKKTKKESSDSSFKDSEGELPEDTWIEQSKITDTMDPIGPEAPVIHISQDEKPLNYGHALLPGEGAAMAEYVKAGKRIPRRGEIGLTSEEIASFECSGYVMSGRRHRRMEAVRLRKENQIYSADEKRALASFNQEERRKRENKMLASFREMVYRKTRGKDDK